ACCCCTTTCAAGCCTTTGGCACTATAAGGAATAGCAGTAAGCTCATACCTACCAACTTCAAGCTCAAAAGGACGATAATTGTTTCCACTATTGCCTCCTATAGCATATGGAGCTGAATTTTCAATGGCAACTCGCTCTCCATTCAGCAGAAACTCCACACTTCCTACATCTTCAGGGTCATCTACCATTGCCTCTATATTAATCGGAGGTAGTTCAGCTAAATCCAGCGTAGCTCCATTTTCCAGCGGACCTATCGCTACATCATTGGCGGCATCCCACAATTGAAAAGCAGTAACAGTAAAATTATTTTCAAGAATAAGGGTTCTGCTTAGAGGAATCCCTATAGTACCTAATGCGTTGTCCATGCTAAAAGGTACTGCTGTGACTGTATACTCTCCCGGAGGTAAGTCTAAAGCCATGTAATCGCCATTTACCTCATCACCTAAGCTAAATGGTGCTTCATTATCAACACTAAACACTTCGCCATTTACTCTAAACTCTACACTACCTACCTCATTGTCATTTACATCGGCACGAATATTTACATTAGGAAAAATATCCAAAGGAACGATCAGGCCATTACCTATGCTGATAAGGTCTTCATCTGTATCGCTGTTTACAAGTACCAATGATAGCACTTCCTGCACCTCTACTACACTAAAGTTAACTACAAGCTTGGTACCCATATCTCCTTCTTGCAGAGCTTCAGTGTAAGGAACTACTTCCAGAGTATATAGGCCGGGCTCTAAGTCAAAAGGATTGATATCGCCCCTATTATCACCAGCAATGGCATAAGGAGCCACATTTTCGCTTTGTACCAAATCTCCATTGAGATAAAAGGCAATACTACCCATAAAGTCTTCAAACTCAGGTTTAGCCACAATGCTAAAGTTAGGTGTGGTCTTCAGGTTTATTTCATCACCATCAGTAAGTTCTGCCACCTCTTCATCAGTATCTGTATTCACTAATACCAGACTTGCTACTGGAGATTGAGTAACTTCAAAAGATACTGTTAGGGCATACCCTTTATCACCTTCGGCCAAGTCTTCAGTAAATGGAGTTGCAGTGAGTGTATATTTACCAATACCTAAAGACCCTTTTCTATAATCTCCATTCTGGTCACCAAAAAGAGCGAAAGGCTCTTTATTTTCAACCTGTATAAGATCATCGGCTCCGCTTAGCTCAAACATGACGCTTTCCGCTTTGGATCTACCATCAATTACTTCAGCTACTATATTGAATGCACCACCTTCTATCTGGGATAGTTCTATTCTATCTCCTAGCTCACCAATCACTTCATCAGTAGAAGCATTTACTAATTTAAGAGATACTACAGTGGGTAAGGAAGACACGGTGGCAATAGCCTTTTTAGCATTTACAAAACCAGCTCCTGTTTTAAAATCATACCCTTCATCAAACTCTGCAGTAGCAGGATCATCCAGGTCAGTAGCAGTCTCCATAAGCACGTTATTGATATGCATGGCATCCAGGCGCTCTCCGTTCATTTCATTCATAAGTGCAGCTACCGCCGCCACATGAGGAGCAGAAGCGGAAGTGCCCGTAAATTGTGGAAACTCATCTGGCTCAGTAGTACCCGGAACTTCAAACCCAATAAATAAACCTGGTATGAAGAAGGTAGTATTACCCGCATCTGGCCCAGTAAAATCAGGATTGTTCCGAACAAGAGGCTCAATTCTATTGCCCTCGGTATCAAAAAGTATGGGCGTACCTCCCAACGATGAATAGTCATTGATTGCCGGAAGCGGATATATCTCGGGAAAGTATAGAGGGTTTCTGAAAAAGAATGACGCACCTACGGACTGTGTATATTCTCCATTAGAGTGCCCCACTACAGTAGAAGAAAAAGTAGGATCGTCCACAATGGTACCTCCATCAAAACTGATATACTTGATGATGTTAGGGTCAGGACCCTGTCCTGCTTCGCCATCTACATATTTCCCTATCAGAAGATATAAACTGATAGGCTCAGCATTGGAAAAACCAACAGAGACAATTTCAAAAGGATCACTGTCTATATTGCCGAAATAAGAGGATAAGTTATACAATATAGTCTCGGTATCCTCTTCCAGTGCAATAAATACATCCAGATCTGAGCGGGAGCCAGGGCAGGCTTCGCAAACTGAGGCAAAAGGCTCATCCCATTGAAATGATATAGTGAAACTATTGCTACCAGGAGCAAAAGAGATTTCCTGAAATATGTCTTCACCTGGCCCCGGGTCAAAGTCATGAAATACATAAGTGGATGGTTCAATGACAGTGCCCTCTTCTGATTCAAACTCTACCGGAAGTACAATTTCATTGGCTACAGGACGAAAAGGAGCCTCGTAAGAATCA
This window of the Porifericola rhodea genome carries:
- a CDS encoding S8 family serine peptidase — its product is MRKFYLHSLALLGLVMILIVGNTQKSQAQSKKRLHTKVDPALLELTQSTSLSPTPLQLPTAPSLQLPSPGPAARTQKTISSAQTDLQPFSNSIKTLVLDGYVAMEAIAVDDVNQLRSEMKQLGIKNESVFGGMVSGLLPIEQVDKLSALKQLKFARPTYLKTNIGATTSQGDQVMFSDDAKSTFRITGAGNKIGVLSDSYNTLGGAEAGIKSGDLPGTANPNGYFHPIQVLEDLLPGEGIDEGRAMMEIIHDVAPGAELAFHTAFLGQASFAEGIMELADEGADVIVDDVFYFAEPFFQDGIITQAVDYVASKNVSYFSSAGNSGHDSYEAPFRPVANEIVLPVEFESEEGTVIEPSTYVFHDFDPGPGEDIFQEISFAPGSNSFTISFQWDEPFASVCEACPGSRSDLDVFIALEEDTETILYNLSSYFGNIDSDPFEIVSVGFSNAEPISLYLLIGKYVDGEAGQGPDPNIIKYISFDGGTIVDDPTFSSTVVGHSNGEYTQSVGASFFFRNPLYFPEIYPLPAINDYSSLGGTPILFDTEGNRIEPLVRNNPDFTGPDAGNTTFFIPGLFIGFEVPGTTEPDEFPQFTGTSASAPHVAAVAALMNEMNGERLDAMHINNVLMETATDLDDPATAEFDEGYDFKTGAGFVNAKKAIATVSSLPTVVSLKLVNASTDEVIGELGDRIELSQIEGGAFNIVAEVIDGRSKAESVMFELSGADDLIQVENKEPFALFGDQNGDYRKGSLGIGKYTLTATPFTEDLAEGDKGYALTVSFEVTQSPVASLVLVNTDTDEEVAELTDGDEINLKTTPNFSIVAKPEFEDFMGSIAFYLNGDLVQSENVAPYAIAGDNRGDINPFDLEPGLYTLEVVPYTEALQEGDMGTKLVVNFSVVEVQEVLSLVLVNSDTDEDLISIGNGLIVPLDIFPNVNIRADVNDNEVGSVEFRVNGEVFSVDNEAPFSLGDEVNGDYMALDLPPGEYTVTAVPFSMDNALGTIGIPLSRTLILENNFTVTAFQLWDAANDVAIGPLENGATLDLAELPPINIEAMVDDPEDVGSVEFLLNGERVAIENSAPYAIGGNSGNNYRPFELEVGRYELTAIPYSAKGLKGVSGEANTIVFEVINSIDEQDTEVQILAYPNPVAYDLNLEIKHPTARINYYAIIDNIGRKLSEQEVDKLEVVNIDLRKLDSHLRNAKIFYVRVTSDQGDIQTFPIRRKVE